A region from the Catellatospora sp. TT07R-123 genome encodes:
- a CDS encoding ATP-binding cassette domain-containing protein → MADAIVAEGLAKRYGQVKALAGLSLSVPEGTVLGLLGPAGAGKTTAMRILATLLRPDQGRAFVNGIDVTAEPEHARRHLGVSAQQPAVDGFLTGFEQLELVGRLHRLGHRRARARAEELLERFHLTEAGTRAVRTYSLAMRRRLDLAAALVAAPPVLLLDEPTLGLDPRGRLGMWDVIGERVRTGCTLLLCTAQLDEADQLADEIIVIDRGRAIAGGTPEELKRRIGGERIQVVLGNRAETQVVEDILNRVCGGQAAVLPDQHLVQAPVTGGAQALTELVRRLDAAGIEPVDIGIHRASLDDMFLKLTGQAATPTVAEEEART, encoded by the coding sequence ATGGCCGATGCGATCGTCGCCGAGGGGCTCGCAAAACGGTACGGCCAGGTCAAGGCACTGGCCGGCCTGAGCCTCAGCGTGCCGGAGGGCACGGTGCTCGGCCTGCTGGGACCGGCCGGAGCGGGCAAGACGACCGCGATGCGCATCCTCGCCACGCTGCTGCGGCCCGATCAGGGCCGCGCCTTCGTCAACGGCATCGACGTGACCGCCGAGCCCGAGCACGCCCGCCGCCACCTGGGCGTCAGCGCCCAGCAGCCGGCCGTCGACGGGTTCCTCACCGGCTTCGAGCAGCTGGAACTCGTCGGGCGGCTGCACCGGCTGGGCCACCGCCGGGCCCGCGCCCGCGCCGAGGAGCTGCTGGAGCGGTTCCACCTCACCGAGGCCGGGACGCGGGCGGTGCGCACGTACTCCCTGGCGATGCGGCGCCGCCTCGACCTGGCGGCCGCGCTGGTCGCCGCGCCGCCGGTGCTCCTGCTGGACGAGCCGACCCTGGGCCTGGACCCGCGCGGGCGGCTGGGCATGTGGGACGTGATCGGGGAGCGGGTCCGCACGGGCTGCACACTGCTGCTGTGCACCGCGCAGCTGGACGAGGCCGACCAGCTCGCCGACGAGATCATCGTGATCGACCGGGGCCGGGCCATCGCCGGGGGCACCCCGGAGGAGCTCAAGCGCCGCATCGGCGGCGAGCGCATCCAGGTCGTGCTCGGCAACCGGGCCGAGACGCAGGTGGTCGAGGACATCCTGAACCGGGTCTGCGGCGGCCAGGCGGCCGTGCTGCCCGATCAGCACCTGGTGCAGGCGCCGGTGACCGGCGGGGCGCAGGCGCTGACCGAGCTGGTGCGGCGGCTGGACGCGGCCGGGATCGAGCCGGTCGACATCGGCATCCACCGGGCCAGCCTGGACGACATGTTCCTCAAGCTCACCGGGCAGGCGGCGACGCCGACGGTGGCCGAGGAGGAGGCGCGCACGTGA
- a CDS encoding cob(I)yrinic acid a,c-diamide adenosyltransferase, with product MAVHLTRIYTKTGDAGTTALGSGERVAKTDPRIAAYADVDECNAALGVALALGNLADDVCDVLVRVQNDLFDVGADLCNPITPDPKYPPLRITEDYITRLEGWCDEFNARLSKLDSFILPGGTPGAALLHVARTVARRAERSTFALLAADAPRTSPLSAQYLNRLSDLLFILSRVANSNGTADVKWVPGGNR from the coding sequence ATGGCTGTTCACCTCACCCGCATCTACACGAAGACCGGCGACGCCGGCACCACCGCGCTCGGCAGCGGTGAGCGCGTGGCCAAGACCGACCCGCGCATCGCCGCGTACGCCGATGTGGACGAGTGCAACGCCGCGCTGGGAGTCGCGCTCGCCCTTGGCAACTTAGCTGACGATGTCTGCGACGTGCTCGTGCGGGTCCAGAACGACCTGTTCGACGTGGGCGCCGACCTCTGCAACCCCATCACCCCCGACCCCAAGTACCCACCGCTTCGCATCACCGAGGACTACATCACCCGCCTGGAAGGCTGGTGCGATGAGTTCAACGCTCGGTTGTCCAAGCTGGATTCGTTCATCCTGCCGGGGGGTACGCCGGGAGCGGCACTGCTGCACGTCGCCCGCACCGTTGCCCGCCGGGCCGAACGCAGCACGTTCGCCCTGCTGGCGGCAGATGCGCCGCGCACCAGCCCGCTGAGCGCACAGTACCTCAACCGGCTGTCTGACCTGCTGTTTATCCTCAGCCGCGTGGCGAACTCGAACGGCACCGCCGACGTCAAGTGGGTGCCGGGGGGCAACCGGTGA
- a CDS encoding DUF2550 domain-containing protein — translation MRLLEAVAIILVVALALLAFLFVRREIFARRHGTVELYLRLHQRPGGRGWAPGFAQFRGDYLRWYRMFSLSPRPRRTLNRRELTVVSRRPPSQDEAVLVPADWVVLHCADSRATVEIAMPLHTVTGFLSWLEAAAPYST, via the coding sequence ATGAGGTTGCTAGAAGCCGTCGCCATCATCCTCGTCGTCGCGCTCGCGCTGCTGGCCTTCCTGTTCGTGCGCCGCGAGATCTTCGCGCGCCGGCACGGCACGGTCGAGCTCTATCTGCGCCTGCACCAGCGTCCGGGCGGGCGCGGCTGGGCCCCGGGCTTCGCCCAGTTCCGCGGGGACTACCTGCGCTGGTACCGCATGTTCAGCCTGTCGCCCCGCCCGCGCCGCACCCTGAACCGCCGCGAGCTGACCGTGGTCAGCCGCCGCCCGCCGTCGCAGGACGAAGCCGTGCTGGTGCCCGCCGACTGGGTCGTGCTCCACTGCGCCGACTCGCGCGCCACGGTCGAGATCGCGATGCCGCTGCACACCGTCACGGGCTTCCTGTCCTGGCTGGAAGCGGCCGCGCCGTACTCGACCTGA
- a CDS encoding ABC transporter permease: protein MSELAAMLADSAVLARRNLVRSRRLPGLLLLATGQPVAVALFLGYVIGPVLALPGVVYRDFLLPGVFTQAVMFAAGLTAVGLAQDRRGGALDRFRALPVSRWSVLLGHVGANLCPQLLAVAATAATAAVMGWRIETGAARAAAGFAVLLAFGQAVAWVSVMLGLAARTPVRARRLGLAWTYPFVLVSCAFLPTGDLPGWLRPIAQHNPVSVVATALRALWLEPGPLAPRTLAPALLWTAALLALTVPTAHRLLSRRGSGR, encoded by the coding sequence GTGAGCGAGCTGGCCGCCATGCTGGCCGACAGCGCCGTGCTGGCGCGCCGCAACCTGGTCCGGTCCCGGCGGCTGCCCGGCCTGCTGCTGCTGGCCACCGGGCAGCCGGTGGCGGTCGCGCTGTTCCTCGGGTACGTCATCGGCCCCGTCCTCGCCCTCCCAGGCGTCGTCTACCGCGATTTCCTGCTGCCCGGGGTGTTCACCCAGGCCGTGATGTTCGCGGCGGGCCTGACGGCGGTGGGGCTGGCCCAGGACCGCCGGGGCGGTGCGCTGGACCGCTTCCGGGCCCTGCCCGTGTCGCGCTGGTCGGTGCTGCTCGGGCACGTCGGGGCGAACCTGTGCCCGCAGCTGCTGGCGGTGGCGGCGACGGCGGCCACGGCCGCGGTGATGGGCTGGCGGATCGAGACCGGGGCGGCGCGGGCGGCGGCCGGGTTCGCGGTGCTGCTCGCGTTCGGGCAGGCGGTCGCGTGGGTGTCGGTGATGCTGGGGCTGGCGGCCCGTACCCCGGTGCGGGCCCGGCGGCTCGGCCTGGCCTGGACCTACCCGTTCGTACTGGTGTCGTGCGCGTTCCTGCCGACCGGCGACCTGCCGGGCTGGCTGCGCCCGATCGCGCAGCACAATCCGGTGTCGGTCGTGGCGACGGCCCTGCGCGCGCTGTGGCTGGAGCCCGGCCCGCTCGCGCCGCGCACCCTGGCCCCGGCCCTGCTCTGGACGGCCGCCCTGCTGGCGCTGACCGTCCCGACCGCGCACCGCCTGCTGTCGCGCCGCGGCTCGGGGCGCTGA
- a CDS encoding F0F1 ATP synthase subunit epsilon, producing the protein MAKLIQVELVAVEEKVWSGQAEMLIARTTEGELGVLPSHAPMLGQIVPGTVRIKLEGGEELAYEVDGGFLSVTGESVTVLAESATPVAAAGSRH; encoded by the coding sequence GTGGCCAAGCTGATCCAGGTCGAGCTCGTCGCCGTCGAGGAAAAGGTCTGGTCCGGGCAGGCCGAGATGCTCATCGCCCGCACCACCGAGGGCGAGCTGGGCGTGCTGCCGAGCCACGCGCCGATGCTGGGCCAGATCGTGCCGGGGACCGTGCGGATCAAGCTTGAGGGCGGCGAGGAGCTGGCCTACGAGGTGGACGGCGGGTTCCTCTCCGTGACCGGTGAGTCCGTGACGGTGCTGGCCGAGAGCGCCACCCCGGTCGCCGCGGCCGGCTCGCGCCACTGA
- a CDS encoding VOC family protein: MGAGGQPVIHHVEVWVPDLAETERSWGWLLTELGWTEFQRFPGGVSWRHGTGYVVFEQSPALTGDRHDRCAPGLNHLALHAGTRADVDRLVAQAPARGWTLMFADRHPYAGGPDTYAAYLHDTQGYEVELVAG; the protein is encoded by the coding sequence GTGGGTGCCGGGGGGCAACCGGTGATCCACCACGTCGAGGTCTGGGTCCCCGACCTGGCCGAGACCGAGCGCTCCTGGGGCTGGCTGCTGACCGAACTCGGGTGGACCGAGTTCCAGCGCTTCCCCGGGGGCGTCTCCTGGCGGCACGGCACCGGCTACGTCGTGTTCGAGCAGTCCCCCGCGCTCACCGGGGACCGGCACGACCGCTGCGCGCCCGGCCTGAACCACCTCGCGCTGCACGCCGGGACCAGGGCCGACGTCGACCGCCTGGTGGCGCAGGCTCCCGCGCGCGGCTGGACGCTCATGTTCGCCGACCGCCACCCGTACGCGGGCGGCCCCGACACCTACGCCGCCTACCTCCACGACACCCAGGGCTACGAGGTGGAACTGGTGGCGGGCTGA
- a CDS encoding LCP family protein: protein MATKTWRAAARWARRSVLAGTVLMLLSGASLVTVDRLVARYEGAVHKADLFGDEHPDAARSVPEPKPIEDLRGPLNILLVGIDPRHSDPYWIPRADSVLIMHIPAGLDRGYLFSLPRDLLVPIPAFPKANYGGSSSEKLAHAMFFGAQVPGDRRANYAQGFELLAAAVKGYTGIQRFDAGAIVNFSGFRHIVDALGGIDLTVDEQVVSIHMQPDGEKRKPGRSANGYIGPQMTYEPGRRHFNGWQALDFARQRYIADGDYGRQRHQQQVIRAMVSKGVSGDVLSDPITLDRVLRAAGDSVTFSGRGYAMLDWAFALRQVRPENIVMVKLLGGGVGKWVEDKDAKSDDGDKADDGGGDAPKGDDPKSDDKSDKGDKDKKKDDKPKKKYQYLGEQLDYPSRTFLASVVNGTIEQYLFAHPEMLQTMTSH from the coding sequence GTGGCGACGAAGACGTGGCGCGCGGCGGCCCGATGGGCCCGCCGGAGCGTGCTGGCAGGCACGGTGCTGATGCTGCTCAGCGGGGCCTCGCTGGTCACCGTGGACCGGCTGGTGGCGCGCTACGAGGGCGCGGTGCACAAGGCGGACCTGTTCGGCGACGAGCACCCGGACGCGGCACGGTCGGTGCCCGAGCCCAAGCCGATCGAGGACCTCAGGGGGCCGCTGAACATCCTGCTGGTGGGGATCGACCCGCGGCACAGCGACCCGTACTGGATCCCGCGCGCCGACTCGGTGCTGATCATGCACATCCCGGCCGGGCTGGACCGGGGCTACCTGTTCTCGCTGCCCCGCGACCTGCTGGTGCCCATCCCGGCGTTCCCGAAGGCGAACTACGGCGGCAGCAGCTCCGAGAAGCTCGCACACGCGATGTTCTTCGGCGCCCAGGTGCCCGGCGACCGGCGCGCCAACTACGCCCAGGGCTTCGAGCTGCTGGCGGCCGCCGTCAAGGGGTACACCGGCATCCAGCGCTTCGACGCCGGGGCGATCGTCAACTTCAGCGGCTTCCGCCACATCGTCGACGCGCTCGGCGGGATCGACCTCACCGTCGACGAGCAGGTCGTGTCGATCCACATGCAGCCCGACGGCGAGAAGCGCAAGCCGGGCAGGAGCGCGAACGGATACATCGGCCCCCAGATGACGTACGAGCCCGGCCGCCGGCACTTCAACGGCTGGCAGGCGCTGGACTTCGCCCGCCAGCGCTACATCGCCGACGGGGACTACGGCCGCCAGCGCCACCAGCAGCAGGTGATCCGGGCGATGGTCAGCAAGGGCGTCAGCGGCGACGTGCTGTCCGACCCGATCACGCTGGACCGGGTGCTGCGGGCGGCGGGGGACTCGGTCACCTTCAGCGGCCGCGGCTACGCGATGCTGGACTGGGCCTTCGCGCTGCGGCAGGTCCGGCCGGAGAACATCGTCATGGTGAAGCTGCTCGGCGGCGGCGTCGGCAAGTGGGTCGAGGACAAGGACGCCAAGTCCGACGACGGCGACAAGGCCGACGACGGCGGCGGCGACGCGCCCAAGGGCGACGACCCCAAGTCGGACGACAAGAGCGACAAGGGCGACAAGGACAAGAAGAAGGACGACAAGCCCAAGAAGAAGTACCAGTACCTGGGCGAGCAGCTCGACTACCCGTCGCGCACGTTCCTGGCCTCGGTGGTCAACGGCACGATCGAGCAGTACCTGTTCGCGCACCCGGAGATGCTCCAGACGATGACGTCACACTGA